A single region of the Eleginops maclovinus isolate JMC-PN-2008 ecotype Puerto Natales chromosome 16, JC_Emac_rtc_rv5, whole genome shotgun sequence genome encodes:
- the ppp1r1b gene encoding protein phosphatase 1 regulatory subunit 1B isoform X1 has product MDPSVSTEVEEKSKERNKIQFAVSTEVEEKPKERKKIQFAVSEDEEEPKERKIHFNMPASVPSNLDPRQVEMIRRRRPTPATLFRVADQSSPEDDQSTHQVKWVVGENGVLKPKRVNPNVYQPPSLRAVQKMAEAHMQHLGVYPPLEDPCEGEEEGDDWQGQDTSPIQAADHQETTTIEQSDKFSSVRETAKEIQTTQEEEREEDDEDEEKETTEENRRGE; this is encoded by the exons ATGGATCCCTCTGTGTCTACCGAGGTCGAGGAGAAGTCCAAGGAGAGGAATAAGATCCAATTTGCTGTGTCAACCGAGGTTGAGGAGAAACccaaggagaggaagaagatcCAATTTGCTGTGtctgaggatgaggaggagccCAAGGAGAGGAAGATCCATTTTAATATGCCGGCCTCTGTACCCTCCAACCTGGACCCTCGGCAAGTGGAGATG atTCGACGCAGGAGGCCAACACCTGCCACGCTGTTCAGAGTAGCCGACCAATCATCTCCTGAGGATGATCAGTCCACCCATCAGGTAAAG TGGGTCGTAGGAGAGAACGGAGTACTCAAACCAAAACGTGTCAACCCAAATGTGTATCAGCCTCCTTCACTCAGAG CTGTGCAGAAGATGGCCGAAGCACATATGCAGCACCTAGGTGTCTACCCCCCCTTGGAAGACCCTTgtgaaggggaggaggagggggacgACTGGCAGGGACAGGACACATCTCCTATCCAAGCTGCTG ATCACCAAGAGACGACGACCATCGAGCAGTCAGACAAGTTCTCCAGTGTGAGAGAGACGGCCAAAGAGATCCAGACAACacaggaagaagagagggaggaggacgaCGAGGATGAAGAGAAGGAAACGACAGAGGAGAACAGGCGGGGGGAGTAA
- the ppp1r1b gene encoding protein phosphatase 1 regulatory subunit 1B isoform X2 encodes MDPSVSTEVEEKSKERNKIQFAVSTEVEEKPKERKKIQFAVSEDEEEPKERKIHFNMPASVPSNLDPRQVEMIRRRRPTPATLFRVADQSSPEDDQSTHQWVVGENGVLKPKRVNPNVYQPPSLRAVQKMAEAHMQHLGVYPPLEDPCEGEEEGDDWQGQDTSPIQAADHQETTTIEQSDKFSSVRETAKEIQTTQEEEREEDDEDEEKETTEENRRGE; translated from the exons ATGGATCCCTCTGTGTCTACCGAGGTCGAGGAGAAGTCCAAGGAGAGGAATAAGATCCAATTTGCTGTGTCAACCGAGGTTGAGGAGAAACccaaggagaggaagaagatcCAATTTGCTGTGtctgaggatgaggaggagccCAAGGAGAGGAAGATCCATTTTAATATGCCGGCCTCTGTACCCTCCAACCTGGACCCTCGGCAAGTGGAGATG atTCGACGCAGGAGGCCAACACCTGCCACGCTGTTCAGAGTAGCCGACCAATCATCTCCTGAGGATGATCAGTCCACCCATCAG TGGGTCGTAGGAGAGAACGGAGTACTCAAACCAAAACGTGTCAACCCAAATGTGTATCAGCCTCCTTCACTCAGAG CTGTGCAGAAGATGGCCGAAGCACATATGCAGCACCTAGGTGTCTACCCCCCCTTGGAAGACCCTTgtgaaggggaggaggagggggacgACTGGCAGGGACAGGACACATCTCCTATCCAAGCTGCTG ATCACCAAGAGACGACGACCATCGAGCAGTCAGACAAGTTCTCCAGTGTGAGAGAGACGGCCAAAGAGATCCAGACAACacaggaagaagagagggaggaggacgaCGAGGATGAAGAGAAGGAAACGACAGAGGAGAACAGGCGGGGGGAGTAA
- the ppp1r1b gene encoding protein phosphatase 1 regulatory subunit 1B isoform X3 → MDPSVSTEVEEKSKERNKIQFAVSTEVEEKPKERKKIQFAVSEDEEEPKERKIHFNMPASVPSNLDPRQVEMIRRRRPTPATLFRVADQSSPEDDQSTHQVKWVVGENGVLKPKRVNPNVYQPPSLRDHQETTTIEQSDKFSSVRETAKEIQTTQEEEREEDDEDEEKETTEENRRGE, encoded by the exons ATGGATCCCTCTGTGTCTACCGAGGTCGAGGAGAAGTCCAAGGAGAGGAATAAGATCCAATTTGCTGTGTCAACCGAGGTTGAGGAGAAACccaaggagaggaagaagatcCAATTTGCTGTGtctgaggatgaggaggagccCAAGGAGAGGAAGATCCATTTTAATATGCCGGCCTCTGTACCCTCCAACCTGGACCCTCGGCAAGTGGAGATG atTCGACGCAGGAGGCCAACACCTGCCACGCTGTTCAGAGTAGCCGACCAATCATCTCCTGAGGATGATCAGTCCACCCATCAGGTAAAG TGGGTCGTAGGAGAGAACGGAGTACTCAAACCAAAACGTGTCAACCCAAATGTGTATCAGCCTCCTTCACTCAGAG ATCACCAAGAGACGACGACCATCGAGCAGTCAGACAAGTTCTCCAGTGTGAGAGAGACGGCCAAAGAGATCCAGACAACacaggaagaagagagggaggaggacgaCGAGGATGAAGAGAAGGAAACGACAGAGGAGAACAGGCGGGGGGAGTAA
- the ppp1r1b gene encoding protein phosphatase 1 regulatory subunit 1B isoform X4: MDPSVSTEVEEKSKERNKIQFAVSTEVEEKPKERKKIQFAVSEDEEEPKERKIHFNMPASVPSNLDPRQVEMIRRRRPTPATLFRVADQSSPEDDQSTHQWVVGENGVLKPKRVNPNVYQPPSLRDHQETTTIEQSDKFSSVRETAKEIQTTQEEEREEDDEDEEKETTEENRRGE, translated from the exons ATGGATCCCTCTGTGTCTACCGAGGTCGAGGAGAAGTCCAAGGAGAGGAATAAGATCCAATTTGCTGTGTCAACCGAGGTTGAGGAGAAACccaaggagaggaagaagatcCAATTTGCTGTGtctgaggatgaggaggagccCAAGGAGAGGAAGATCCATTTTAATATGCCGGCCTCTGTACCCTCCAACCTGGACCCTCGGCAAGTGGAGATG atTCGACGCAGGAGGCCAACACCTGCCACGCTGTTCAGAGTAGCCGACCAATCATCTCCTGAGGATGATCAGTCCACCCATCAG TGGGTCGTAGGAGAGAACGGAGTACTCAAACCAAAACGTGTCAACCCAAATGTGTATCAGCCTCCTTCACTCAGAG ATCACCAAGAGACGACGACCATCGAGCAGTCAGACAAGTTCTCCAGTGTGAGAGAGACGGCCAAAGAGATCCAGACAACacaggaagaagagagggaggaggacgaCGAGGATGAAGAGAAGGAAACGACAGAGGAGAACAGGCGGGGGGAGTAA